DNA from Metabacillus flavus:
CCTTATCAGTGTAAACCTCAAATAGAATCCCTGTATAGTAGCTCATATGGCTGACAATATTTAAATCAAGCTTTACATACTCAGAAACTCCGAATTCCTCCAGCATGCTCCAAAGCTTCTGCAGCTCATCTATGGCCTGTCTGCAGTCATTGGATTCACAAATGGAAAGACCCTGCAGCATTTTCCCCGCATCCCCTCTCAGCGCCAGAAAATCAAGAAGCCGCTGTTTATCAATGGAGGACAAAGCAAGAGATTTCACATGCTCGCGGTACCCGACATAATTTTTCTCATAAAGGAACCGTCTTAATTTATCCGCCCTCTCCTGATTCCCGAGGATTTCTTTGAAAAGAGCATCCGCAAAACCAATATGCCCAATTGCAACCCTGAAGTTTGAGAGCCCGGACGCCTTAAGAGCGGAAATCATCAGAGAAATTGCCTCCGCGTCTGCACTAATGGACTCATCACCAATCAATTCCACACCAATCTGCTCAAACTCTGCCGGACGGCCGCCTTCCCTTTGCTGTGCTCTAAAAACATTCGCCTGATAAGAAAGCCTGAGCGGCGAATTTCCAGCCAGTCTTGAAGCCGCAACCC
Protein-coding regions in this window:
- a CDS encoding ATP phosphoribosyltransferase regulatory subunit, which encodes MFMFEKPLGMRDTLPALYKTKRAVRDKIMKEISGWGYDFIETPTLEYYETVGVQSAILDQQLFKLLDQQGKTLVLRPDMTAPIARVAASRLAGNSPLRLSYQANVFRAQQREGGRPAEFEQIGVELIGDESISADAEAISLMISALKASGLSNFRVAIGHIGFADALFKEILGNQERADKLRRFLYEKNYVGYREHVKSLALSSIDKQRLLDFLALRGDAGKMLQGLSICESNDCRQAIDELQKLWSMLEEFGVSEYVKLDLNIVSHMSYYTGILFEVYTDKVGFPLGNGGRYNRLMEKFDRPAAATGFGLQLGQLLEALDVLEKEEPKHCVLFSQERMKEAIEYAGALKKDGKMTVLQNLSGVQDVDSFTKQFEEVAYFIGSKRGASNE